The following proteins come from a genomic window of Natronosalvus vescus:
- a CDS encoding SPFH domain-containing protein: MVPELILTQAATFGLFIGALVLVVVLAALLSAIEIVNAYEKRALTVFGEYRKLLEPGINVIPPFVSRTFTFDMRTQTLDVPRQEAITRDNSPVTADAVVYIRVMDAKKAFLEVDDYKTAVSNLAQTTLRAVLGDMELDETLNKRQAINARIRTELDEPTDEWGIRVESVEVREVNPSKDVQRAMEQQTSAERKRRAMILEAQGERRSAVEKAEGDKQSQIIRAQGEKQSQILEAQGDSISTVLRARSAESMGERAIIDRGMDTLSEIGQSESTTFVLPQELSSMIGRYGKHLQGSDVKEDGTELESLAFDEETRELIGLDDIAEIIGEIDEEAEMDLEAMEQQAQAIKEGKDTATISSGEDVVDEMSQEFEEAPEGSTTPDESSSK; this comes from the coding sequence ATGGTCCCAGAGTTGATACTCACACAGGCGGCAACGTTCGGCCTCTTCATCGGGGCCCTCGTCCTCGTGGTCGTGCTCGCTGCGCTCTTGAGCGCCATCGAAATCGTTAATGCGTACGAGAAACGGGCGCTGACCGTCTTCGGGGAGTACAGAAAACTACTCGAGCCGGGGATCAACGTGATCCCGCCGTTCGTTTCGCGGACGTTCACGTTCGACATGCGAACCCAGACGCTCGACGTTCCTCGGCAGGAAGCGATCACGCGCGACAACTCGCCGGTGACCGCCGACGCCGTCGTCTACATCCGCGTGATGGACGCCAAGAAGGCGTTCCTCGAGGTCGACGACTACAAGACCGCCGTCTCGAACCTCGCCCAGACCACCCTGCGGGCCGTGTTGGGCGACATGGAACTCGACGAGACGCTGAACAAACGTCAGGCGATCAACGCGCGCATCCGCACTGAACTCGACGAACCCACTGACGAGTGGGGGATCCGCGTCGAGAGCGTCGAAGTGCGCGAGGTCAACCCATCGAAGGACGTCCAGCGCGCGATGGAGCAACAGACCTCCGCTGAGCGGAAACGTCGTGCCATGATCCTCGAGGCACAGGGTGAACGCCGCAGCGCCGTCGAGAAGGCAGAAGGTGACAAACAGAGCCAGATCATCCGCGCCCAGGGTGAGAAACAGAGCCAGATCCTCGAGGCACAGGGTGATTCCATCTCGACCGTGCTGCGAGCCCGTTCGGCCGAGTCGATGGGCGAGCGTGCCATCATCGACCGCGGAATGGACACCCTTTCCGAAATCGGCCAGAGCGAGTCGACGACGTTCGTCCTGCCACAGGAGCTCTCCTCGATGATCGGGCGCTACGGCAAACACCTCCAGGGCAGTGACGTGAAAGAAGACGGCACCGAACTCGAGAGCCTCGCGTTCGACGAGGAGACCCGCGAACTCATCGGCCTCGACGACATCGCCGAGATCATCGGCGAAATCGACGAGGAGGCCGAGATGGATCTCGAGGCGATGGAACAGCAGGCCCAGGCGATCAAGGAGGGCAAGGATACGGCTACCATCTCGAGCGGGGAGGACGTGGTCGACGAGATGAGCCAGGAGTTCGAGGAGGCACCCGAGGGATCGACGACACCTGACGAATCCTCGAGCAAGTAG
- a CDS encoding NfeD family protein, translating to MLELLVDNLPVALLAAGLVLMALEAVSPGAHLIVIGVALVGAGLIGVLFPAPLSPFILAGLTLLIGAAATYVYREFDFYGGKGTAQTRDSDSLSGTTGYVTETVTNRDGEVKLDSGGFSPYYSARSYEGTIDEGEEVIVLDPGGGNVVTVAALGDLETDSIDRELARDATEQAESDDGDTTDETLSETEKSS from the coding sequence ATGCTCGAACTCCTCGTCGACAATCTCCCCGTGGCACTTCTGGCCGCCGGACTCGTGTTGATGGCACTCGAGGCGGTCTCACCCGGGGCGCACCTCATCGTCATCGGCGTCGCACTCGTCGGCGCTGGACTCATCGGCGTGCTGTTTCCAGCGCCCCTTAGCCCGTTCATCCTCGCCGGGTTGACGCTCCTGATCGGAGCGGCGGCAACGTACGTCTACCGCGAGTTCGACTTCTACGGCGGAAAAGGAACGGCACAGACGCGAGATTCGGACTCGCTCTCCGGAACTACCGGCTACGTCACCGAAACCGTCACCAATCGGGACGGCGAGGTCAAACTCGACAGCGGCGGATTCTCGCCGTACTACTCGGCGCGGTCGTACGAAGGAACGATCGACGAGGGCGAAGAGGTCATCGTGCTCGATCCCGGTGGCGGAAACGTCGTCACCGTCGCCGCCCTGGGCGACCTCGAGACCGACAGCATCGATCGGGAACTGGCTCGAGACGCGACTGAGCAAGCGGAATCGGATGACGGAGACACCACCGACGAAACCCTCTCCGAAACCGAGAAGTCGAGTTGA